The following proteins are co-located in the Amphiprion ocellaris isolate individual 3 ecotype Okinawa chromosome 7, ASM2253959v1, whole genome shotgun sequence genome:
- the psmd2 gene encoding 26S proteasome non-ATPase regulatory subunit 2 produces the protein MEEAKNKEKKQPEKTDEKDKDKEKGQQPSGKDKEKKEEQELSEEDKQLQEDLEMMVERLGEKNTELYRPALEELRRQIRSSTTSMTSVPKPLKFLRPHYGKLKDIYESMAPGENKRFCADVVSVLAMTMSGERECLKYRLLGSQEELASWGHEYVRHLAGEVAKEWQEVEENDKTQQETLLKLVKEIVPYNMAHNAEHEACDLLMEIERLDMLEDYIDENAYGKVCLYLNSCVSYVPEPENSALLRCALNIFRKFNRYPEALRLALMLNDVELVENIFTSCKDIVIQKQMAFMLGRHGMFLELNEDVEDYEDLTEIMSNVQLNSNFLALARELDIMEPKVPDDIYKTHLENNRFGGSGSQVDSARMNLASSFVNGFVNAAFGQDKLLTDDGNKWLYKNKDHGMLSAAASLGMILLWDVDGGLTQIDKYLYSSEDYIKSGALLACGIVNSGVRNECDPALALLSDYVLHNSNVMRIGAIFGLGLAYAGSNREDVLSLLLPVMGDSKSSMEVVGVTALACGMIAVGSCNGDVTSTIVQTIMEKNEQELKDTYARWLPLGLGLNHLGKGEAIETTLAALQVVPEPFRSFANTLVDICAYAGSGNVLKVQQLLHICSEHYEAKEKEKEEDKDKKDKKDKDKKETAADMGSHQGVAVLGIALIAMGEEIGSEMALRTFGHLLRYGEPTLRRAVPLALALISVSNPRLNILDTLSKFSHDADPEVSHNSIFAMGMVGSGTNNARLAAMLRQLAQYHAKDPNNLFMVRLAQGLTHLGKGTLTLCPYHSDRQLMSQVAVAGLLTVLVSFLDVKNIILGKSHYILYGLVAAMQPRMLVTFDEELRPLPVSVRVGQAVDVVGQAGKPKAITGFQTHTTPVLLAHGERAELATEEYLPVTPILEGFVILRKNPNYET, from the exons ATGGAGGaggcaaaaaacaaagagaagaagCAGCCCGAAAAGACTGATGAGAAGGACAAGGACAAGGAAAAGGGCCAGCAGCCCTCGGGGAAGGATaaggagaaaaaagaggagCAAGAACTG TCAGAGGAAGACAAGCAGTTACAAGAAGACCTGGAGATGATGGTAGAGAGACTGGGT GAGAAGAACACAGAACTGTATCGCCCTGCATTAGAAGAACTGCGCAGACAAATCCGCTCCTCAACCACTTCCATGACATCAGTACCTAAGCCCCTGAAATTCCTGCGCCCACACTATGGCAAGCTCAAAGACATCTACGAGAGCATGGCCCCAGGAGAGAACAAG CGTTTCTGTGCTGATGTGGTGTCAGTGCTGGCCATGACCATGAGTGGTGAGAGGGAGTGTTTGAAGTACCGTCTGCTGGGGTCTCAGGAAGAACTGGCCTCCTGGGGACATGAATATGTCAG GCACCTTGCCGGTGAGGTGGCTAAAGAGTGGCAGGAGGTAGAGGAGAATGATAAGACTCAGCAAGAGACGCTGCTGAAACTGGTGAAGGAGATTGTGCCCTACAACATGGCCCACAATGCCGAACATGAGGCATGCGACCTGCTGATGGAGATCGAAAGGTTGGACATGCTGGAGGACTATATTGATGAGAACGCCTACGGCAAAGTCTGTCTTTACCTCAACAG CTGTGTGAGTTACGTTCCTGAACCAGAAAACTCAGCGCTGCTGAGATGTGCCTTGAACATCTTCAGGAAGTTCAACCGTTACCCAGAGGCCCTGCGTCTGGCCCTGATGCTCAATGATGTTGAGCTTGTAGAAAACATCTTTACATCCTGCAAAGACAT AGTCATTCAGAAGCAGATGGCCTTCATGCTGGGTCGCCATGGCATGTTCCTGGAACTTAATGAGGACGTAGAGGACTATGAGGACTTGACAGAGATCATGTCCAATGTGCAGCTCAACAGCAACTTCCTAGCCCTGGCCAGAGAG tTGGACATCATGGAACCCAAAGTTCCAGATGACATCTACAAAACACACCTAGAAAACAACA GGTTTGGAGGCAGTGGCTCCCAGGTGGATTCGGCCCGTATGAACTTGGCCTCCTCCTTTGTGAACGGCTTCGTCAACGCAGCCTTTGGACAGGATAAGCTGCTCACAGATGACGGCAACAAGTGGCTGTACAAGAACAAGGATCACG GCATGTTGAGTGCTGCCGCTTCCCTGGGTATGATCCTGCTGTGGGATGTGGATGGTGGTCTGACCCAGATTGATAAATATCTCTACTCTTCTGAGGACTACATTAAG TCTGGTGCCCTCCTGGCCTGTGGGATTGTAAACTCAGGTGTGAGGAACGAGTGTGACCCAGCCCTCGCTCTGCTCTCTGACTATGTCCTCCACAACAGCAACGTCATGAGGATAGGAGCTATATTTGG ACTGGGTCTTGCCTATGCTGGCTCCAACAGAGAAGATGTCCTTTCTCTGCTTCTCCCTGTTATGGGAGACTCCAAGTCCAGCATGGAG GTGGTTGGAGTGACAGCGCTGGCATGCGGTATGATTGCAGTCGGGTCTTGTAACGGTGACGTGACGTCCACCATCGTTCAGACCATCATGGAGAAGAACGAACAGGAACTGAAGGACACATATGCTCGCTGGCTGCCTTTAGGCTTGGGACTCAACCACCTGG GTAAAGGAGAAGCAATTGAGACGACCCTGGCAGCTCTACAGGTTGTTCCTGAACCTTTCCGCAGCTTTGCCAACACGCTAGTGGATATCTGTGCATATGCAG GTTCTGGTAACGTGCTAAAGGTGCAGCAGCTTCTCCATATCTGCAGTGAGCACTACGAAGCcaaggagaaggaaaaggaggaggacaagGACAAGAAGGATAAGAAGGACAAAGACAAGAAGGAGACTGCTGCAGACATGGGTTCCCACCAG GGTGTGGCTGTTCTTGGTATTGCCCTGATTGCCATGGGGGAGGAGATTGGTTCTGAAATGGCACTGCGGACATTTGGACACCTG CTGCGTTATGGTGAGCCCACCCTGAGGCGAGCGGTGCCCCTCGCCCTGGCTCTCATTTCTGTGTCCAACCCTCGTCTGAACATCTTGGACACCCTCAGCAAGTTTTCCCACGATGCTGATCCAGAGGTCTCCCACAACTCCATCTTTGCCATGGGCATGGTGGGCAGTG GCACAAATAACGCCCGTCTGGCGGCCATGCTGCGGCAGCTGGCACAGTATCACGCCAAAGATCCAAACAATCTCTTCATGGTCCGACTGGCTCAG GGGCTGACTCACCTGGGCAAAGGCACACTCACACTCTGTCCGTACCATAGCGACAGGCAGCTGATGAGTCAGGTCGCCGTGGCTGGACTCCTCACTGTGCTTGTTTCCTTCCTCGACGTCAAGAACA TAATCCTGGGTAAATCTCACTACATTCTTTACGGCTTGGTGGCAGCCATGCAGCCACGCATGTTGGTCACATTCGACGAGGAGCTTCGACCACTGCCAGTGTCTGTTAGAGTTGGACAG GCTGTGGATGTTGTAGGCCAGGCAGGTAAGCCAAAAGCCATCACAGGTTTCCAGACTCACACCACGCCAGTGTTGCTGGCTCATGGAGAGAGAGCAGAGCTGGCCACAGAGGAGTACCTCCCCGTCACTCCCATCCTGGAGGGCTTTGTTATCCTCCGCAAGAACCCAAACTATGAAACCTAG